From one Synechocystis sp. PCC 6803 substr. PCC-P genomic stretch:
- a CDS encoding CDGSH iron-sulfur domain-containing protein → MTEPTIADTKPMVMELEAGDYYWCACGNSTNQPFCDGKHKGTGFTPQKFTLEKSQKVALCLCKHTDNPPFCDGAHAKL, encoded by the coding sequence ATGACTGAACCAACCATTGCCGATACAAAACCCATGGTTATGGAGCTTGAAGCCGGAGACTATTATTGGTGTGCCTGCGGCAATTCCACCAACCAACCTTTCTGTGATGGCAAACATAAAGGTACGGGGTTTACCCCACAAAAGTTCACCCTAGAGAAATCACAAAAGGTAGCCCTGTGTCTTTGTAAGCACACCGATAATCCCCCCTTCTGTGATGGTGCCCACGCCAAACTTTAG
- a CDS encoding pirin family protein, translating to MITLRPSEARGHGKLDWLDSYFSFSFSHYYDPAHMNFSNLRVINEDYIAPGQGFATHGHKDMEIVTYVLEGELEHKDSIGNGSIIRPGDVQRMSAGTGILHSEFNPSPDQPVHLLQIWITPNQFGVEPSYEQKFFSPEDKQGQLRLVASPDGRNGSVTIHQDACIYASVLGQGETVSYSLSNRRAWLQIIRGNLTLNGKTLKTGDGAGINEEQAITCTGQGEATEFLLFDLP from the coding sequence ATGATCACACTCCGCCCCTCCGAAGCCCGGGGTCATGGCAAACTCGACTGGCTAGATAGTTATTTCAGCTTTTCCTTTTCCCATTACTATGACCCCGCCCACATGAATTTCTCCAATCTGCGGGTCATTAATGAAGACTACATTGCCCCTGGTCAGGGTTTTGCCACCCATGGTCACAAAGATATGGAAATTGTCACCTACGTCCTGGAGGGAGAACTGGAACACAAAGATAGTATCGGCAATGGTTCAATTATTCGTCCTGGGGATGTGCAACGCATGAGTGCGGGCACCGGCATCCTCCACAGCGAATTTAATCCCTCCCCCGATCAACCCGTTCATCTGTTGCAAATTTGGATCACTCCCAATCAATTTGGGGTAGAACCCAGTTATGAGCAAAAGTTTTTCTCCCCGGAAGACAAACAGGGACAATTAAGGCTAGTGGCATCCCCCGATGGTCGGAATGGTTCCGTTACTATCCACCAAGATGCTTGCATTTATGCTTCCGTTCTGGGGCAAGGGGAAACAGTCAGCTACAGCCTATCTAACCGTAGAGCCTGGCTACAGATTATCCGAGGCAATCTGACATTGAATGGAAAAACCCTGAAAACCGGAGACGGAGCAGGCATTAACGAAGAGCAAGCCATCACCTGTACCGGCCAGGGGGAAGCAACGGAATTTCTACTATTTGACCTACCTTAG